From the genome of Callithrix jacchus isolate 240 chromosome 7, calJac240_pri, whole genome shotgun sequence, one region includes:
- the FNBP1L gene encoding formin-binding protein 1-like isoform X14 encodes MVSEGSGHWGLDESPINVNLVKKYCPKRSSKDEEPRFTSCIAFFNILNELNDYAGQREVVAEEMAHRVYGELMRYAHDLKTERKMHLQEGRKAQQYLDMCWKQMDNSKKKFERECREAEKAQQSYERLDNDTNATKADVEKAKQQLNLRTHMADENKNEYAAQLQNFNGEQHKHFYVVIPQIYKQLQEMDERRTVKLSECYRGFADSERKVIPIISKCLEGMILAAKSVDERRDSQMVVDSFKSGFEPPGDFPFEDYSQHIYRTISDGTISASKQESGKMDAKTTVGKAKGKLWLFGKKPKPQSPPLTPTSLFTSSTPNGSQFLTFSIEPVHYCMNEIKTGKPRIPSFRSLKRGGPALEDFSHLPPEQRRKKLQQRIDELNRELQKESDQKDALNKMKDVYEKNPQMGDPGSLQPKLAETMNNIDRLRMEIHKNEAWLSEVEGKTGGRGDRRHSSDINHLVTQGRESPEGSYTDDANQEVRGPPQQHGHHSEFDDEFEDDDPLPAIGHCKAIYPFDGHNEGTLAMKEGEVLYIIEEDKGDGWTRARRQNGEEGYVPTSYIDVTLEKNSKGAVTYI; translated from the exons GTTTACCTCGTGTATAGCCTTTTTTAATATCCTTAATGAGTTAAATGACTATGCAGGACAGCGAGAAGTTGTAGCAGAAGAAATGGCGCACAGAGTGTATGGTGAATTAATGAGATATGCTCATGAtctgaaaactgaaagaaaaatg CATCTCCAAGAAGGACGAAAAGCTCAACAATATCTTGACATGTGCTGGAAACAGATGGATAAT agtaaaAAGAAGTTTGAAAGAGAATGTAGAGAGGCAGAAAAGGCACAACAGAGTTATGAAAGATTGGATAATGATACTAACGCAACCAAGGCAGATGTTGAAAAG GCCAAACAGCAGTTGAATCTACGTACGCATATggctgatgaaaataaaaatgaatatgcaGCACAATTACAAAACTTTAATGGAGAACAACACAAACATTTTTATGTAGTGATTCCTCAGATTTACAAG CAACTACAAGAAATGGACGAACGAAGGACTGTTAAACTCAGTGAGTGTTACAGAGGATTTGCCGATTCAGAACGCAAAGTTATTCCTATCATTTCAAAATGTTTGGAAGGAATGATTCTTGCAGCAAAATCAGTTGATGAAAGAAGA GACTCTCAAATGGTGGTAGACTCCTTCAAATCTGGTTTTGAACCTCCAGGAGACTTTCCGTTTGAAGATTACAGTCAACATATATATAGAACCATTTCTGATGGGACTATCAGTGCATCCAAACAGGAGAGTGGGAAGATGGATGCCAAAACCACAGTAGGAAAGGCCAAGGGCAAATTGTGGCTCTTTGGAAAGAAGCCAAAG CCACAGTCCCCACCCTTAACCCCTACTAGTTTATTCACATCCAGTACTCCTAATGGGTCCCAGTTTCTCACATTCTCCATTGAGCCCGTGCATTATtgtatgaatgaaataaaaacagggaAGCCCAGAATTCCTTCTTTCAGAAGCCTCAAAAGAGGG GGCCCAGCATTGGAAGATTTCAGTCATCTGCCACCAGAACAGAGACGTAAAAAACTACAGCAGCGCATTGATGAACTTAATAGAGAGCTACAGAAAGAATCAGACCAAAA agatgccctcaACAAAATGAAAGATGTATATGAGAAGAATCCACAAATGGGGGATCCAGGGAGTTTGCAGCCTAAATTGGCAGAGACCATGAATAACATTGACCGCCTACGAATGGAAATCCACAAGAATGAG gctTGGCTTTCTGAAGTTGAAGGCAAAACAGGtgggagaggagacagaagaCATAGCAGTGACATAAATCATCTTGTAACACAGGGACGAGAAAg tccTGAGGGAAGTTACACTGATGATGCAAACCAGGAAGTCCGTGGGCCACCCCAGCAGCATGGCCATCACAGTGAGTTTGATGATGAATTTGAGGATGATGATCCCTTGCCTGCTATTGGACACTGCAAAGCTATCTACCCTTTTGATg GACATAATGAAGGTACTCTGGCAATGAAAGAAGGTGAAGTTCTCTACATTATAGAGGAGGACAAAGGTGATGGATGGACAAGAGCTCGGAGACAGAACGGTGAAGAAGGCTACGTTCCCACGTCATACATAGATGTAACCCTAGAGAAAAACAGTAAAGGTGCAGTAACTTATATCTAA
- the FNBP1L gene encoding formin-binding protein 1-like isoform X19 — protein MKSHGQREVVAEEMAHRVYGELMRYAHDLKTERKMHLQEGRKAQQYLDMCWKQMDNSKKKFERECREAEKAQQSYERLDNDTNATKADVEKAKQQLNLRTHMADENKNEYAAQLQNFNGEQHKHFYVVIPQIYKQLQEMDERRTVKLSECYRGFADSERKVIPIISKCLEGMILAAKSVDERRDSQMVVDSFKSGFEPPGDFPFEDYSQHIYRTISDGTISASKQESGKMDAKTTVGKAKGKLWLFGKKPKPQSPPLTPTSLFTSSTPNGSQFLTFSIEPVHYCMNEIKTGKPRIPSFRSLKRGWSVKMGPALEDFSHLPPEQRRKKLQQRIDELNRELQKESDQKDALNKMKDVYEKNPQMGDPGSLQPKLAETMNNIDRLRMEIHKNEAWLSEVEGKTGGRGDRRHSSDINHLVTQGRESPEGSYTDDANQEVRGPPQQHGHHSEFDDEFEDDDPLPAIGHCKAIYPFDGHNEGTLAMKEGEVLYIIEEDKGDGWTRARRQNGEEGYVPTSYIDVTLEKNSKGAVTYI, from the exons GACAGCGAGAAGTTGTAGCAGAAGAAATGGCGCACAGAGTGTATGGTGAATTAATGAGATATGCTCATGAtctgaaaactgaaagaaaaatg CATCTCCAAGAAGGACGAAAAGCTCAACAATATCTTGACATGTGCTGGAAACAGATGGATAAT agtaaaAAGAAGTTTGAAAGAGAATGTAGAGAGGCAGAAAAGGCACAACAGAGTTATGAAAGATTGGATAATGATACTAACGCAACCAAGGCAGATGTTGAAAAG GCCAAACAGCAGTTGAATCTACGTACGCATATggctgatgaaaataaaaatgaatatgcaGCACAATTACAAAACTTTAATGGAGAACAACACAAACATTTTTATGTAGTGATTCCTCAGATTTACAAG CAACTACAAGAAATGGACGAACGAAGGACTGTTAAACTCAGTGAGTGTTACAGAGGATTTGCCGATTCAGAACGCAAAGTTATTCCTATCATTTCAAAATGTTTGGAAGGAATGATTCTTGCAGCAAAATCAGTTGATGAAAGAAGA GACTCTCAAATGGTGGTAGACTCCTTCAAATCTGGTTTTGAACCTCCAGGAGACTTTCCGTTTGAAGATTACAGTCAACATATATATAGAACCATTTCTGATGGGACTATCAGTGCATCCAAACAGGAGAGTGGGAAGATGGATGCCAAAACCACAGTAGGAAAGGCCAAGGGCAAATTGTGGCTCTTTGGAAAGAAGCCAAAG CCACAGTCCCCACCCTTAACCCCTACTAGTTTATTCACATCCAGTACTCCTAATGGGTCCCAGTTTCTCACATTCTCCATTGAGCCCGTGCATTATtgtatgaatgaaataaaaacagggaAGCCCAGAATTCCTTCTTTCAGAAGCCTCAAAAGAGGG TGGTCGGTGAAGATG GGCCCAGCATTGGAAGATTTCAGTCATCTGCCACCAGAACAGAGACGTAAAAAACTACAGCAGCGCATTGATGAACTTAATAGAGAGCTACAGAAAGAATCAGACCAAAA agatgccctcaACAAAATGAAAGATGTATATGAGAAGAATCCACAAATGGGGGATCCAGGGAGTTTGCAGCCTAAATTGGCAGAGACCATGAATAACATTGACCGCCTACGAATGGAAATCCACAAGAATGAG gctTGGCTTTCTGAAGTTGAAGGCAAAACAGGtgggagaggagacagaagaCATAGCAGTGACATAAATCATCTTGTAACACAGGGACGAGAAAg tccTGAGGGAAGTTACACTGATGATGCAAACCAGGAAGTCCGTGGGCCACCCCAGCAGCATGGCCATCACAGTGAGTTTGATGATGAATTTGAGGATGATGATCCCTTGCCTGCTATTGGACACTGCAAAGCTATCTACCCTTTTGATg GACATAATGAAGGTACTCTGGCAATGAAAGAAGGTGAAGTTCTCTACATTATAGAGGAGGACAAAGGTGATGGATGGACAAGAGCTCGGAGACAGAACGGTGAAGAAGGCTACGTTCCCACGTCATACATAGATGTAACCCTAGAGAAAAACAGTAAAGGTGCAGTAACTTATATCTAA
- the FNBP1L gene encoding formin-binding protein 1-like isoform X22 — MAHRVYGELMRYAHDLKTERKMHLQEGRKAQQYLDMCWKQMDNSKKKFERECREAEKAQQSYERLDNDTNATKADVEKAKQQLNLRTHMADENKNEYAAQLQNFNGEQHKHFYVVIPQIYKQLQEMDERRTVKLSECYRGFADSERKVIPIISKCLEGMILAAKSVDERRDSQMVVDSFKSGFEPPGDFPFEDYSQHIYRTISDGTISASKQESGKMDAKTTVGKAKGKLWLFGKKPKPQSPPLTPTSLFTSSTPNGSQFLTFSIEPVHYCMNEIKTGKPRIPSFRSLKRGWSVKMGPALEDFSHLPPEQRRKKLQQRIDELNRELQKESDQKDALNKMKDVYEKNPQMGDPGSLQPKLAETMNNIDRLRMEIHKNEAWLSEVEGKTGGRGDRRHSSDINHLVTQGRESPEGSYTDDANQEVRGPPQQHGHHSEFDDEFEDDDPLPAIGHCKAIYPFDGHNEGTLAMKEGEVLYIIEEDKGDGWTRARRQNGEEGYVPTSYIDVTLEKNSKGAVTYI; from the exons ATGGCGCACAGAGTGTATGGTGAATTAATGAGATATGCTCATGAtctgaaaactgaaagaaaaatg CATCTCCAAGAAGGACGAAAAGCTCAACAATATCTTGACATGTGCTGGAAACAGATGGATAAT agtaaaAAGAAGTTTGAAAGAGAATGTAGAGAGGCAGAAAAGGCACAACAGAGTTATGAAAGATTGGATAATGATACTAACGCAACCAAGGCAGATGTTGAAAAG GCCAAACAGCAGTTGAATCTACGTACGCATATggctgatgaaaataaaaatgaatatgcaGCACAATTACAAAACTTTAATGGAGAACAACACAAACATTTTTATGTAGTGATTCCTCAGATTTACAAG CAACTACAAGAAATGGACGAACGAAGGACTGTTAAACTCAGTGAGTGTTACAGAGGATTTGCCGATTCAGAACGCAAAGTTATTCCTATCATTTCAAAATGTTTGGAAGGAATGATTCTTGCAGCAAAATCAGTTGATGAAAGAAGA GACTCTCAAATGGTGGTAGACTCCTTCAAATCTGGTTTTGAACCTCCAGGAGACTTTCCGTTTGAAGATTACAGTCAACATATATATAGAACCATTTCTGATGGGACTATCAGTGCATCCAAACAGGAGAGTGGGAAGATGGATGCCAAAACCACAGTAGGAAAGGCCAAGGGCAAATTGTGGCTCTTTGGAAAGAAGCCAAAG CCACAGTCCCCACCCTTAACCCCTACTAGTTTATTCACATCCAGTACTCCTAATGGGTCCCAGTTTCTCACATTCTCCATTGAGCCCGTGCATTATtgtatgaatgaaataaaaacagggaAGCCCAGAATTCCTTCTTTCAGAAGCCTCAAAAGAGGG TGGTCGGTGAAGATG GGCCCAGCATTGGAAGATTTCAGTCATCTGCCACCAGAACAGAGACGTAAAAAACTACAGCAGCGCATTGATGAACTTAATAGAGAGCTACAGAAAGAATCAGACCAAAA agatgccctcaACAAAATGAAAGATGTATATGAGAAGAATCCACAAATGGGGGATCCAGGGAGTTTGCAGCCTAAATTGGCAGAGACCATGAATAACATTGACCGCCTACGAATGGAAATCCACAAGAATGAG gctTGGCTTTCTGAAGTTGAAGGCAAAACAGGtgggagaggagacagaagaCATAGCAGTGACATAAATCATCTTGTAACACAGGGACGAGAAAg tccTGAGGGAAGTTACACTGATGATGCAAACCAGGAAGTCCGTGGGCCACCCCAGCAGCATGGCCATCACAGTGAGTTTGATGATGAATTTGAGGATGATGATCCCTTGCCTGCTATTGGACACTGCAAAGCTATCTACCCTTTTGATg GACATAATGAAGGTACTCTGGCAATGAAAGAAGGTGAAGTTCTCTACATTATAGAGGAGGACAAAGGTGATGGATGGACAAGAGCTCGGAGACAGAACGGTGAAGAAGGCTACGTTCCCACGTCATACATAGATGTAACCCTAGAGAAAAACAGTAAAGGTGCAGTAACTTATATCTAA
- the FNBP1L gene encoding formin-binding protein 1-like isoform X23 translates to MAHRVYGELMRYAHDLKTERKMHLQEGRKAQQYLDMCWKQMDNSKKKFERECREAEKAQQSYERLDNDTNATKADVEKAKQQLNLRTHMADENKNEYAAQLQNFNGEQHKHFYVVIPQIYKQLQEMDERRTVKLSECYRGFADSERKVIPIISKCLEGMILAAKSVDERRDSQMVVDSFKSGFEPPGDFPFEDYSQHIYRTISDGTISASKQESGKMDAKTTVGKAKGKLWLFGKKPKPQSPPLTPTSLFTSSTPNGSQFLTFSIEPVHYCMNEIKTGKPRIPSFRSLKRGGPALEDFSHLPPEQRRKKLQQRIDELNRELQKESDQKDALNKMKDVYEKNPQMGDPGSLQPKLAETMNNIDRLRMEIHKNEAWLSEVEGKTGGRGDRRHSSDINHLVTQGRESPEGSYTDDANQEVRGPPQQHGHHSEFDDEFEDDDPLPAIGHCKAIYPFDGHNEGTLAMKEGEVLYIIEEDKGDGWTRARRQNGEEGYVPTSYIDVTLEKNSKGS, encoded by the exons ATGGCGCACAGAGTGTATGGTGAATTAATGAGATATGCTCATGAtctgaaaactgaaagaaaaatg CATCTCCAAGAAGGACGAAAAGCTCAACAATATCTTGACATGTGCTGGAAACAGATGGATAAT agtaaaAAGAAGTTTGAAAGAGAATGTAGAGAGGCAGAAAAGGCACAACAGAGTTATGAAAGATTGGATAATGATACTAACGCAACCAAGGCAGATGTTGAAAAG GCCAAACAGCAGTTGAATCTACGTACGCATATggctgatgaaaataaaaatgaatatgcaGCACAATTACAAAACTTTAATGGAGAACAACACAAACATTTTTATGTAGTGATTCCTCAGATTTACAAG CAACTACAAGAAATGGACGAACGAAGGACTGTTAAACTCAGTGAGTGTTACAGAGGATTTGCCGATTCAGAACGCAAAGTTATTCCTATCATTTCAAAATGTTTGGAAGGAATGATTCTTGCAGCAAAATCAGTTGATGAAAGAAGA GACTCTCAAATGGTGGTAGACTCCTTCAAATCTGGTTTTGAACCTCCAGGAGACTTTCCGTTTGAAGATTACAGTCAACATATATATAGAACCATTTCTGATGGGACTATCAGTGCATCCAAACAGGAGAGTGGGAAGATGGATGCCAAAACCACAGTAGGAAAGGCCAAGGGCAAATTGTGGCTCTTTGGAAAGAAGCCAAAG CCACAGTCCCCACCCTTAACCCCTACTAGTTTATTCACATCCAGTACTCCTAATGGGTCCCAGTTTCTCACATTCTCCATTGAGCCCGTGCATTATtgtatgaatgaaataaaaacagggaAGCCCAGAATTCCTTCTTTCAGAAGCCTCAAAAGAGGG GGCCCAGCATTGGAAGATTTCAGTCATCTGCCACCAGAACAGAGACGTAAAAAACTACAGCAGCGCATTGATGAACTTAATAGAGAGCTACAGAAAGAATCAGACCAAAA agatgccctcaACAAAATGAAAGATGTATATGAGAAGAATCCACAAATGGGGGATCCAGGGAGTTTGCAGCCTAAATTGGCAGAGACCATGAATAACATTGACCGCCTACGAATGGAAATCCACAAGAATGAG gctTGGCTTTCTGAAGTTGAAGGCAAAACAGGtgggagaggagacagaagaCATAGCAGTGACATAAATCATCTTGTAACACAGGGACGAGAAAg tccTGAGGGAAGTTACACTGATGATGCAAACCAGGAAGTCCGTGGGCCACCCCAGCAGCATGGCCATCACAGTGAGTTTGATGATGAATTTGAGGATGATGATCCCTTGCCTGCTATTGGACACTGCAAAGCTATCTACCCTTTTGATg GACATAATGAAGGTACTCTGGCAATGAAAGAAGGTGAAGTTCTCTACATTATAGAGGAGGACAAAGGTGATGGATGGACAAGAGCTCGGAGACAGAACGGTGAAGAAGGCTACGTTCCCACGTCATACATAGATGTAACCCTAGAGAAAAACAGTAAAG GTTCCTGA